GCAAAGAAAAGTAGCAATAATGTTATTAAACAGTGGGAGCAAGAAATTGGTAGCAGCTCTTTCAAATTGTATAGCCAATGGCACCCCAAATTTAGCACAATCATGCCTCTTCACTGTTGCATGGATGAACAAAGTTTTACATTCAGTGGACCAAGAAATCTCTAACTATGACACAATTTATCCTTCTGCTTCATTGCACCATCTCATCAAGAGTTCAGGTATGCTACAAAATTGTCTTGTTCAAATAAATTGATAGAACTTTGTTTGTCTATGTGAAGTGGAAATGAAAATGCTGAAAgaaattttttagaattttttttttcttcacaaaatcaggtcatatatgcaaaaaaaattggagtttcaaaagaatttttgaaaatgaaaaaaaaaatgtggaAAAGTATGACCAGATTTAATAAGTTTCGTGCAATATCTCATcggtcttttttttttcctcacAGAATGTGTTTCTATACTATCGTCGTTGAATAGAGAGTTGATAGAGCCTCTTCGAAATCGATTTTGACATCTACAGCAACAGCTGAATATTCAAGTGGAAAGTGTTcgaataatttatatttcaacatttggatttacaTATGTAATTAACAATCCAATTGTATAATATATTaagtaatcaaattaaaaaagttaaagttATGAGGCATTATTATATACTCTAATATGGTTTATTAATTACTTTACTATATATAGAGAAATTTAATTGCACAAGTATAATTTTATGAaggatcaaaatattataaGTACTACTACTGTACTACATATGTgtttttaaaagatataaaaaaaattcaaacacttGATATATGTACATTTATTTCGTCAAGAGTAAACACAAAAATTTGTAAGTGTTGGTTGAATTTGAAGAACTGAATGGAAATTTTCAAAATCAGTCAACATACAATTAATAAATGTATGTTTCtactaattttgatttattaataaatgaatTGATATAATCTTGccttattaaattttatgaaagtcTTATATAAGTAATTACAATGGGAAGAAATAATTAAGTGATTAATGAGTTGAAGAATTGAAGAGAAGGGTTAGGACTTAGGATTCATGTTAGACAGGTATGTGATATGAACTGTTGTTTTATTgcattcaattttattttatttgagaaTATTATTGCTTTCAATTTTATGTGTATATAATGCAGCATTTACATGTAAAAACATTATACTCTGACATTGATTGCATAGATAACAAAGAAATGGATATATAGGGGGCCCAGGCTTTGTCGTTACCATTGATATTTTTCTCCTTTGCTTTTCATTTGTACTAGCAAACCACCCGCGCTACGCTGcggatttttaatatataatatggaggaaattacaccatttactaaaaaaaatgaaaataattacaaaactaaatgttgacttttttcatttacaaaaatcttaataatatttacaaaagtataaaaaaataaaaaataatatcaaatatacggtttatactgtgggtataatgtcagtatactaataaactaacattatatcaacattatatcaacattataccaaaattataccaatattatacatactgacatgttattaatattttaaataaaaatttaccaaaataacatcaaatcgtatactaaaaattaaattaataatataccaaaattataccaacattataccaagagtgtacacattaaaatatactgaaattttattattacatcaacattacaccacatcgcgtactaaatattaacctaacaatatactaaaagtataccaacaatatacaaattttctagttcattaccaactatagcgaaaaatacatataaaaaaaatatacatgttatcaactagaaaatatatataaaaaattataatcgatataccgaaaatatactgaaattataccaataataaaccaaatattatttttaaattatctgatttatagttttaatattccaaaattataccataattatactgacattatacaagtcgtatttttgtatttaattttcatttttttgatacttttgtaattaattttaaatcagtcgtatttctgtaaataaaaaaagtttacaggtacttttgtaaatatttttaaaattttaggtatttttatCATCGTCCCATATAATATATAAGCGTATATATTACATCAAAacagtttaattaaatttatttatacaacaatacatataaacaaaatattttataaacagTAAAATGGGTAAAGCTGCAATTTATCAAAGCTAAGTTGCACTTGGAATTATTCAGTCTTTGTGTTCTTTTCTTTTAAGACAACTCTTGCTTGTCTCTTCTTTTTCATGCTTTCCgtcttctttttctttgttttctccTTTGTCATTAAAGCTTTTTTTAcacaacaataatataaattgtattattgtttagtaaatgaaaaagataaaaatatttcaatattttaattatcttacCTTATCTTTAGTCGCTTACTTGATGATTCGTTTATAGATTCAGTGCATATTGGAATAAAATTGAGGAGTTGGCACTATTACTTGTTCAGAATAATCAACAAATTCATTATTCGGAAAAACTTCAGTAACTTTAAATGTAAGATTTGTAGCATCTGCCTGTTATCTGGTGATGATCATTTGAAATATCTTTGTCATGCCAATTATGTTCTGAAGTGCTCTCGGAAAAAGTGTTTGTTGTTCATGTTGTTCATTGATCATTTGTGGAAGTAGTAACTGAATAGGAAGACCAATCAATTCCTCGACAATTTTTCTAAATACTAATAAAAATGTTGAACCGTTATCGTCTTTCACTATTAAGTTTAACTTGTACCTGCATgtaataaaatatgatattatattctttaaaactattattaaaaataataatatataaattattttatagtaatttttttaaaattataaatatagtattcaaaatataatataatatatatatatattaaatttaacaaatttcatatttttaccaGCTGATTGGATCACTTTCTATACCAAATTTGATGCACAATGTTTTGTCGTGATGCATTCTTATACCGCTATAGCATTTTGGACATGCTCTATACTACCATCCAGTAGTTGTATCAACATCAATGATTGTTGCTTTACATGTGATTGAATTCCGTGACAAAGTATAGAACACATTagtaaaatttagttatttttaacatataatttattacatatatgAGACATAGTTATACGTTATGTTCATTTGCGTCCATGTTATACAACTCTATCAaagtttttctatttaattttgcTCTTTCTTGTGGACTGACTGTCGATATTGTTggattgataattaaaattgcACTTTCTTCAGAAGGTAGTCTGCATTATaaatatctatataaatatGTCATAAATTGTAAAATACATTATAATCGTAAACATAACTTACATGTTTTTAAGCTGAACGACTTCGGGGATATCCAAATTCACATAATATGTTGTAGCTGAGCATGCCGATAATGTCAAATCACCTTTTCATAATTTATagagaaattaaatataattctttttaggcttattcaccaaaaaatgtcaaacctatacgttttgtgtcaattatagccaaacctttaaaaatcaccagatttagccaaaccttatatgttctgtttctttttagtcatttttgaatcgaaccggtttttctgacaccatgtcgtccacgtcaccgccaactaagcaattggctgacatggcagctgaaatatttaaataaggtttggctataactgacatcAAATGCATAGGTTtagtattttttggtgaataaaactaattttaaaattaaataattaaatgattaattatattataataaaattcatatatctctaaaaaataatatttttatttaacgctaattaaaattaatttattttttactaaatttaaataattctaataattgtttttacatatttgatggatatataattaatttaaattctattaaaaacaaaaaatgtcatgttcatcttaattttttttttaaatttctgtcGTCGGTTATTTGATACCGCCGCCGTTTGAGATCCAATTGTTTgtcttccgacgaacaatctgagagtaatatacacaacaaacatacgataatgttcataattcaactatacacacatcaacataaaaatatcactgaatagactgcttatttaaaggacgagtgtaattatttctctttttttttctttaaaaaatgaaGCTCACTGTgatgtaatcaatatatatcatgatgtttataagcataaacgcatatgtcattttactcggcatagccaaaaacttatcttaatttacacataactattttatttattacctaaactcagtcataacaagatctcaacaacattaaaaataataaatcaagttcaaaatcatcatgaacattaaaccatttcaccaaatttaattcaacattaattcctaaataatacattaattcatttttttaattacatattcattataatatattataatataaatttattagatttaattaggtttaataaaaaattaaaactaattttaattagtattaaataggaaatattaattatttttaaatatatataaatttcataaatttcataaatgatataattaatttattaattattaaatttaaaaattggcttgaatttaaaattaggtttattcacccaaaaaataaGAAACCTATTTTTtgtgtgtcagttatagccaaattttatttaaatatttcagctgctatgccagccaattgcttagttggcggtgacgtggacgataCGGTGTTAAAAAAACCgattcgattcaaaaatggctaaaaaaaacataacatataagatttggctaaatctggtgatttttaaaggtttggctataattgacacaagacgtataggtttggcattttttggtgattaagccttctTTTTAtcggataaataaaaaatatatttaagaagtaggaaatataaagttataaatTACTTACCACCATAAATTCTAACAGCAACTGCAGCAATGACTATGACAACAGGACCCTTTTTTTGTTCAGAAATAATGAAATCTTCATTAAAGTTGTCTGCTGTGGTTCTCCATAAAGTAACCATAATTTCATTTTTCCtgtttacaaaaaataataaatcgtattaattatatatttattcaaaCAACACGTGAAAATATATTAATCAGAAGATAATATTTTAAGTGATTACCTTTCGTCTCGAATTCTCAGATCACGCTTTTTTGTCATTTGTTTCTTTGTGTATGTATTAGTTGAATGGCTCATTGTTATTAATTCCCCAACGTAATctgtcatttttataattttttattatataatatttaaaaaaaatataaagtttattagtatatatgtattaaattatttataaaaagataaGAAATATACCTGTGAGATATAAGTCCTGGTCAACTCTTTCTCTTAAACTTTCGTATTTAAcaaattgaaacttttcaaaaggtATAGGATCTTGACAGTTTGGAATGTGTCGCACAAATGTGTTTCTTGCAACTTGAATAGCATTAGAATGTTCAGAACATCTATGCGATTTTTTCGGCGGAGTAACTCTAAATCCCGAGATAGTATAAATTTCATTCTTCTGTAAGATATCTCTGAAATATGGGATATCTGCTTTCCAAATTGTGCCTTGTATAGTATTCCCCTgcacataaatattttaatgttatatataataaaaatattattaataatgtatatatatgaaataatttggaaaataatcgtACCTTTTCATCAATAAGCAGCATGTCCAGTCCAAACGAATCAACATCATTTATATTTTGCTTGAATTCCCATATCCGCAAAACGCGAGCTTTAATTTTCCAGTATTTTTTCTCACTTGTTAATTCTGATATCATATTATATGCCATTTTTTactctgaaaaaaaaattattatcatctttatttatattataaattttctaaTATTTCTTTATATACAACGTTTTTTGTATATTGTTTATATGCAACATCATTTTCTTTAATCATTATCTTCGGCCCTTTAGGTGATGAGACTCTTGAAATAGCAACGTATAATTGTCCATGCGTAAATACAGGTCGTGGTAAATATAAgccaatttttttaagtttgacCTTGACTTTTATTTATTGTCATTGCATAGCATATATTTATTGGATATTGTCTTCGCTTAAATATGAATGGTAATTTCTTATCTGTTACAGTCATTGAGATTCGGGGTATTTGGGTAATTTCACCTACATTAGAACCCGTAAGATTTCTtacttctataattttttttcctaatcGAGTTATTATTAATCGAGATCCATTACATAATCCTAATCTTggatttaaattttgtaataacATAATTGGcgtatgaatttttaaatttaattcatgATGTGGTATTCCGCTAAAATTTAATGAGTTTAAATATTCAGGAGGATATTGTAAATCAAGCTCTTTTGATGCATTACagttttcgcaaatattatcaTAGCTATAGTATGTTTTTTCAGTTTCAGATATTTGTGataataaatatgaatttatCTCATCGACGGCATTATTTGTTGGAGTAACTATCGatctttttattaaataatttgtattgtaataatttgttaaaaaaatgtcatataTAACATCTACTAAGTTTTTATCtcattatttgtatttaatattaaaagatCATCAGGTATTTTAATCCAAGTAGCCTCTTTTTCGTTACTATCTCTTTTAATAGCCAGTGCATTTCCATTTCCGACACTCAACATCCATGTATTAAATACtgatattaaattttgtttattaatatttttagtttttttttcaatcgCATATCAATTGATAgattatatatttgaaaattcTGCCATAAAAAAGATTTGACAATCGATGCATTTATCATATCTATCTCCATTATTTATTACAGGTAATATTTGTCTAAAATCTCCACCGAGTACTAAAATTTTGCCGCCAAATAATTTGTCTtttgaattttcattttcatcactCATAATATCTTGTAAGGATTTATTTAATGCTTCAAAACAATGTTTATGAGTCATTGGTGCTTCATCCCAAACAATCAAACTTGTTTCAGAAATAATTTTGCTAATTgcgttcttttttttatttcacatGTTGAAAATTCGTCAATATTCAAAGGTATTTTAAATCTAGAGTGAGCTGTTCTACCTTTTGGTAATAATAATGAAGCAATTCCAGAAGAAGCTACtgctaaaacaattaatttttcatatctTAATTTTGTAATAATTGTTTCATATAAAAATGTTTTCCCTGTTCCGCCATAtccatatataaaaaataactcatttgtattattttttactgCGTTAAcaattttatgatatatttgTAATTGTTCAGTATTTAAACAATTATACAtttcattatgttttttttctaaTTCGATTACATCATAATCTAGTTCTtcatataataatctattttctaCATTAAGAATTATATCTGAATTTGGAATTGGTAAGTTATGTTGACATAATGAAGaagaattattattaaattgtatttCTAGTTGAGATAATACatgattttttaattcattgttTGAAAGTTGTAAGTTTTTATTATAtaacatttgttttaatttatatgtaatatCATCCGTAAGTTTGTTCCAATGATCTTCTAACAATTTGGGTGGATCGGCTACTTCacaataaataattagtattGTAAATAATTCTCTTAATTGTTTTGATGTTGCCCAATAAGATGCTTCGTCAAATGTTTCACTCCATTTTTTATCGTTTCTCAATAAACCCAAAGCATTACATGCTGATTTAAATGTTGGATGCGTTATATTAGCAATTGTTTTTAACGATTCAAAACTTGTTgctctaattatatttaataacaatCTCAAATAATAAAGTTCTTCAGCGTTTGGATGTATATATGCTATTCTCCCAATTGATCGGCGTTTTTTTCTTTCTGTCCAAATTGTAACGCCAGGATTCCAAACTCATTTTGTACAAAATTCTAAATATGTTAAATTACGTGCATTTTGATGTAATTTATTTGTTTCCATCCACTCAGTAAGCATTGTTTTTGTAATTCCTGGTTTTgctaaaatatcttttatttccGAATTTTCACTAAAAATTATTGTATTCATATCTGGTATATGTATTTGTAATCTTTCAACCGAAGGAATTCTATGATGAGTTGGAAATTGATAAATTCTCCATGCAGCTTCACACGCTGATAAATATCTACaatctaaatatatttttatttcgtCTATAATTTCATGGTCATGTGTTTTGCTTGTACCTTCATTTTCATTATGTTCACTTATGTCATCTTTTGTAGAAGTATTTTCAATCAACGCTCTAACTCGATTTGGTCTTTTACTTGTatatttgaataaatattttatcagcATTGTTTTACTACATGCTTCGACATTAATATGTGCTTGATATTTCTTTATCAAAAATTTGTTATGAGGTACAACATATGAATTATTGATTTCTTCACCATTTTTCATGACATAAGTATATTGATTACGTCTTCTATATGTTATATAATCTTATTTGTCAATTGTCGtttcattttgtatttttttcggatAAAATTTTGAACATTTAGAATTTTTCATACATGGAGATTGTTGATTAAAAAATCCACATGGTCCATGAATCATAAATTTTCCTACAGTTTCGTAACCAATTGGATCACTTTCTTTATTAGGAATTTCAGCTGATATTATTGTATCAATATTTATAGgagttaaaatttgaaattattttctaacCATAATAATATATGTGCATGCGGCAATCCtcttttttgaaattcaatagTATACAAAATTGcatcatttttttccaaaaatttCCTTTTTTGTAAGATCTTTTATTAAATATTGCAATTTAGTGTTAAATAACTCTACAAATAATTTATGCagcattttctttttttttattatttattaagtttGATAAAGTTAAAATTTCAGGGTATTGAGGATTAGCtgtaaaagttataaataaatcGGGATGCCCATAATTTTTACAAACAGCCATTGCATCTAAGTAATTTTGATACATATATCTTGGACCTCCAGCATAAGTGGatggtaaaataatttttccaacATTTTTTGCCGTTATGTCATTTCGATATATAGCATCTTTAATGCCTGAATAGATTTCTGATCTTAAATTTACTTGATTTCGTCTAATATAGTCAAGTCTTTCTTGTTCTATGCATGTAAATGCATCAACAATATATTGTTGTAATAATTTTCCGCCTCTAAGTAGTGTTTTTCCTTCGTTCATACGTAGTTGTAATCTAAATGCATAAAATTCTTTCATAGTAAcaaattcttttttaatttttcttttagaaatattatatgggatattaatataataaccaTCTTCACCATAAGGAAATAAAATAGGATATTGCATAGACATAAATAATGGGTGTAAATCACTTATTCTTCGTAAGCCTTCTATTTTATGTTCAATAATAATATCTCTATTTTTACCTTCATAACCAAAATCTCCAACAATTAATCTAGCAA
This window of the Mercurialis annua linkage group LG5, ddMerAnnu1.2, whole genome shotgun sequence genome carries:
- the LOC126682791 gene encoding uncharacterized protein LOC126682791; translated protein: MAYNMISELTSEKKYWKIKARVLRIWEFKQNINDVDSFGLDMLLIDEKGNTIQGTIWKADIPYFRDILQKNEIYTISGFRVTPPKKSHRCSEHSNAIQVARNTFVRHIPNCQDPIPFEKFQFVKYESLRERVDQDLYLTDYVGELITMSHSTNTYTKKQMTKKRDLRIRDERKNEIMVTLWRTTADNFNEDFIISEQKKGPVVIVIAAVAVRIYGGDLTLSACSATTYYVNLDIPEVVQLKNMYKLNLIVKDDNGSTFLLVFRKIVEELIGLPIQLLLPQMINEQHEQQTLFPRALQNIIGMTKIFQMIITR